ACCCGCTGCCGCTCGCCCCCCGAAAGCGTAGTCACCTGGCGGTCGGCAAAACCCTCCACCTCCGTCTTTGCCATGGCCTCCATCGCTATGCGACGGTCCGCCTCCCCTTCCACCTGGAACCTGCTCATGTGCGGGTAACGGCCCATGACCACCACCTCCAGGGCCGTGAAGCCGAAGGTGTATGGCGCGGCCTGGGGCACCATAGCCAGCGCCTGCGCAATCTCCTTCGGCGACATGCCGTCCATGTCGCGCCCCTCCAACGCCACGGCGCCCCCTTGGCGGCGCATCAGCCCGGACATCGCCTTTATAAGCGTTGTCTTGCCCGCCCCGTTAGGCCCGATAAGCCCCACCAGCTCACCCCGCCCCACTCCCATGCTGACCGAGTCCAGCAGGCGCGCCGCCTCCACCTCCACCGTCACCCCCACGGCGTCTAAGGGTTTGCCTGAATCCGACGCTGGATTCTTCATCTGTGTCCGTGCCTTCTCATTACGGGGAACTGAACCCTCCGAACTGTTTATTGGCGAAGTCCTGCGGCCACAATATCTTTGCCAGGTCCTCCGCGCCACGCAGGTTCCAGTGGGAAAGAGTGGTATACAGCTTAGGGTCTACCACGTAAATCTTGTTGTTCTTTATCGCCGGCACCTGGGCCAGCGCCGCGTTCTTCATAAGCTGGTCTTTGAATGGGTCGCCGCTGTCGTTGGGCTGAGTGATAATTATGACTTCCGGGCTCATGGATATGATACTTTCGGCGCTGATGACCGGGTTGAACTCCAGCTTAGCCTCCGCCGCCGCGTTGATGCCCCCGGCAGCCTCAATGATCCCGCCCTCGGTGGACTTCAGCCCCGCCGTGTATATCTGGTCACCGTACGACGCCACCGCCAACACCTTGGGCTTGCTGGGCTTGTTCCCCACCACCGACTGCAGCGCCTTATGCCTGTCATCTATCTCCTTGGCAAAGGCGATAGCCCGTTCCTCTTCGCCGTAGATGTACCCCATCAGCAAAATCGTGTTCCTGCGGCCCGCCGGATCGCCGCTCAGGTCCGTCACCAGCACCTGAAGGCCCGCTCTCTCCAGGGCGGCCACCTTTTCTTTATTGAAGAAGGCGCTGGTGACCATGATGTCCGGCTTGACCGAAAGTATAGTCTCAGGCTCGGTGCTGATCGACGGCGCTGCTTTCGCAATCTCGGCGACGTTGGAATACGTCGTATCCTTGGAGACCCCGCCGACGCCCACCACACGAGTTGCCGGCACCAGCGCGTAGGTTATCTCGTCGTGCCCAATCGACACCGTTACGATGCGGGCAGGTTTGGCCCTTATCTCAAATATGCCGTTCAGCACTTCCACCTGCCGGGGCCAGCCCCTGTTGTTTGGGTTCACGATCCCCGGTACGCCTGCAAAGGGGCTCGGCTGCGGCGTAGGCGTGGCTGTAGGTGCCGCCGTAGCCGTCGCAGTCGCTGTGGCTGTCGGAGCCGTCGTTGCTGTCGCGGTGGCCACTGGCGAAGCAGCGGGCTGCTGTGTCGCCGTCGATGTAGCGTCATCCCCGCACGCCGACAATAGAGCGGCCATTGCTATCAGTGTTCCCAGTATTAAAGCGATTCCCCTTCTTCCTATCATGTTTCCTCCGTTAGTTGAGCCTTAAAAAACTCCTGACTTACGCTTGTTTTTAATCAGCAGGAAAATGAAAAACGGCGCACCCACAAAGGCCGTCACAATGCCTACCTGGAACTCCGCCGGCTGTATCACTGTCCTCGCGATGGTATCCGCCGCCACCAGGAAAAAGGCCCCGCCCAGTGCGCTGACCGGAATGAGGACTCGATGGTCCGGGCCAAAGATAATCCGCAGCATATGCGGCGCCACCAGCCCCACGAAGGCCACCACCCCGCTTACCGCCACCGCCACGCCCGTAATCATGGATGCCACGCCGATGAGCATCGGCCTCAAAAGGCCCACCCTAACACCCATGGACCGAGCGTCGTCGTCCCCCAACATCAATAAGTTCAAGTCCCGCGAAAAGACCAGGATTACCGCCGCGCCGCCTAGTATCAGCGGCGCCGATATCCCCACATGTTCCCAAGAGCGCGAGTCCAGGCTCCCCGCCAGCCAGAAAAGTATCCCACGCAGCGAGTCCTCATCCGCCTCCACCACGATAATCGTTGAAATCACCGCCCCTAAAAACGAGCTGACCGCTACGCCCGCAAGTATTATCGTCGCCATAGAGAACCGGCCTCCAACGCCGCCGATGCTGTACACAACAAAAGCCGCCGCCAGGGACCCCAGGAAAGCAAACGTCGGCAGCGCCATGTAGAAGAGGCCGCTCAGCCCTAACGCTATCGCCAGCACCGCGCCGGTGGCCCCGCCCATGGATACCCCGATGATCCCCGGGTCCGCCAGCGGGTTCCGAAAAAGGCCCTGCATCGTCGCTCCCGCCGCGCCCAGAGCCATCCCCACCAGTATCCCTACCACAATCCTCGGCAGCCGCAGTTGTTCCAGCACCAGCGCCTCGGTCTCGGTGTGCTGCCACGCGTCGATCCCCACATTGTCCAGCATCGCGCTGGCGACGTTGGCGACGGGTATGTTCACTGGCCCCATACTCATCGACGCCATGCTTGTCCCCAGCAGCGCCAGCGACAGCAGCGCGACGCCAACGGTCAGCCGCCGCACGACGCTGGAGTGTCGTGACACCTTCATCAAGCCCGACGCTTTTCTCTGTCCAACCGTTGCTTCCACTCGTCCCTGCCTTGCCTAATTTCCGGACAACAAAAAACCCCTAGCCGACTCTGGCCAGGGGTTAATCACGTACGCTTTGGCAATAGCAGGTGAAAGCCTGCCGCAGGAGCAATCTGTAAGGCGCAGAGTTTGGCTCCAATTTTCCTGAGCAGGTCTCCTGGCTCGCGGATCTTTGCTTGACCGACACCTTCCCGCCCCGGATTATCGGGACAGTGGTCTTATG
This region of SAR202 cluster bacterium genomic DNA includes:
- a CDS encoding ABC transporter substrate-binding protein, translated to MATATATTAPTATATATATAAPTATPTPQPSPFAGVPGIVNPNNRGWPRQVEVLNGIFEIRAKPARIVTVSIGHDEITYALVPATRVVGVGGVSKDTTYSNVAEIAKAAPSISTEPETILSVKPDIMVTSAFFNKEKVAALERAGLQVLVTDLSGDPAGRRNTILLMGYIYGEEERAIAFAKEIDDRHKALQSVVGNKPSKPKVLAVASYGDQIYTAGLKSTEGGIIEAAGGINAAAEAKLEFNPVISAESIISMSPEVIIITQPNDSGDPFKDQLMKNAALAQVPAIKNNKIYVVDPKLYTTLSHWNLRGAEDLAKILWPQDFANKQFGGFSSP
- a CDS encoding iron chelate uptake ABC transporter family permease subunit; protein product: MASMSMGPVNIPVANVASAMLDNVGIDAWQHTETEALVLEQLRLPRIVVGILVGMALGAAGATMQGLFRNPLADPGIIGVSMGGATGAVLAIALGLSGLFYMALPTFAFLGSLAAAFVVYSIGGVGGRFSMATIILAGVAVSSFLGAVISTIIVVEADEDSLRGILFWLAGSLDSRSWEHVGISAPLILGGAAVILVFSRDLNLLMLGDDDARSMGVRVGLLRPMLIGVASMITGVAVAVSGVVAFVGLVAPHMLRIIFGPDHRVLIPVSALGGAFFLVAADTIARTVIQPAEFQVGIVTAFVGAPFFIFLLIKNKRKSGVF